TTGATGGTAACGCACTAAAGCAAATGCCTCGGATGAGATGATGCCAGTGGAGGTTCCGCCAACTACAATCTTGCCATCTGTTTGCAACGCTATGGAATTTGCATGGTCTAAAGTTCCGAGGTCAGCTGTTACAATTCCATTTGTTCCAAAAGAAGCATCTAGCGATCCATCTGGAAGGTATCTGACCGTGGCATAATCTGAGGGTACGTTGAAAAAACCAAGTCCTGCTCTTCCCGCAACCACGATTTTTCCATCGGGTTGTACAACGACGGAATTTGCCCCGTCAGGATCACTGGTAATACTGGTGATGACGGAGCCGTTTGCGTCAAAGTCTCCGTCTAAGGTTCCTGGTTGTTGGGCAAATAAGAAGGCGCTTGCTACGAGAGCACTCGAGAATAGTATGGTCGCTTTAAGGTTCATGAACAGTAGGTTGGTTTAAGGCTCATCCATTATTTATTGACTTGTAAATGAGAATATTGCTTAAATGTAAGCATTAGAAAAATACCCCCAAAATACCCTTACTATAGCCTATCGCACATTCAATATTTGCTTCTATGTGCGCCGCTGGGTGTACTTGCTTCGCTGCGTGAGAACGCTGCGCTAAGTAGTAACCCGGCGGTATTTATGTTAGTTCCGCAGGGTGGCAACTTAGCGACAACGGAGCGATCTCACCGAAGGTAAATTCTGAGGAGCGGAGCGAATGGACCATGTCATTTCGCACGTCAGTCGATATAAACAAAGACAGCTTCTCAGTTCAAAACGATCCGAGAACTATAAGCCCTATCTTTTTTATGGATGATGATCGTATATATTCCTGCTTTTAAAGAGGTAAGATCTAATTCATAAAGGTCCTCGCCACCTTGAAAGTAATTATCTCTTAACACTACCCTGCCCATGACGTCCACCACAAGCAGTGATTCTATTTGAACATTGGCAGACAGTTGCACATTTACTGTTCCATCAGAAGGATTTGGATAAACCGCAATTTTTTCAACACTTTCATGCACACTCGACAGAAAACCACCTTCGCAATTCGGAGAATAGTAGATGGTATCGATGGCGGAGGGGCCGGTATAAAACAATTCTGAACTGCACACCCTGTATTGGACTTCAAACATAAACATGAGGGGTAAAAGTGGGTGTCCGACATCTCCAATGCCCTGAATATATGCTGAAATACCTTCGTCTAATATGAATTTTTTCCTGCTTTCCCCTTGG
This genomic window from Cryomorphaceae bacterium 1068 contains:
- a CDS encoding T9SS type A sorting domain-containing protein, with the protein product MKQLPLFLLILSSSFVYSQNDSLMPNLSAHYLIECTTGCEIPPCETTYHDFYFINSDLSNDTVDIEASGQVFAKIYMDSSKVYLKRLGAIPSDCYLGWEDFELSGEWELLYDYGLSVGDAAYSVYGNPTVVTSIEDIVIQGESRKKFILDEGISAYIQGIGDVGHPLLPLMFMFEVQYRVCSSELFYTGPSAIDTIYYSPNCEGGFLSSVHESVEKIAVYPNPSDGTVNVQLSANVQIESLLVVDVMGRVVLRDNYFQGGEDLYELDLTSLKAGIYTIIIHKKDRAYSSRIVLN